In the Flavobacterium sp. 90 genome, CAGCCTCGATAATCTGATGAATATCAGCATCAACAACTTCTTTTTTAATATCAGCAAACTTCAAGAACTCAATATATACAATGTCTAATTGTACTTTTGTCAACTCGTAACCTACTTTTTTAGCACGGTAAGCTAATGCTGCTCTACCACTTCTTGCTGTTAGAATAATCGAGGATTCATTTACTCCAACATCCAGCGGATCAATTATTTCGTAAGTCGCTCTGTTTTTAATTATACCGTCCTGGTGAATTCCAGAACTATGTGCAAAAGCATTTGCTCCAACAATAGCTTTATTAGGCTGAACGAACATTCCCATACTTTCAGAAACTAATCGGCTCATTTCATTCAATTCTCTTGTATTAATGTTAGTATCAAGATTTAAGTAAGGATGTTGTTTAAAAACCATTACCACTTCTTCAAGTGCCGTATTTCCAGCTCTTTCACCAATACCATTAATAGTACATTCTATTTGTCTTGCTCCATTTATCGCACCTGCAATAGAGTTTGCAGTTGCCATTCCTAAATCATTATGACAGTGACAAGAAAGAATTACGTTTTCAATACCTTTTACATTTTCTCTTAAATATTTCATTTTTGCTCCGTATTCTTCCGGTAGACAATATCCTGTTGTATCAGGAATATTCAATACAGTAGCTCCGGATTTAATAACTTCTTCGCAAACTTTTGCAAGGAAAGCATTATCAGTTCTACCACCATCTTCTGCATAAAACTCAACGTCTTCTACATAAGATTTTGCGTGAGAAACAGCAAATTTTGCTCTTGCAATAATATCTTCTCTTGTGGTCTTTAATTTGTGGAGTATATGAGACTCAGATGTTCCGATTCCTGTGTGGATTCTAGGTCTTTTAGCATGTTTTAAAGCAGCTGCAGCAACATCAATGTCGTTTTTGACAGCTCTTGTTAGTCCGCAGACCGTCGCATTCTCTACAATTTTACAAATCTCAGAGACCGATAAAAAATCGCCTGGACTTGACACAGGAAAACCTGCTTCGATAACGTCAACTCCCATTTTATCAAGTCGTTCTGCTATAACTAATTTTTGTTTAGTATCTAACTTACATCCTGGAACTTGTTCGCCATCGCGCAAAGTGGTGTCAAAAATTTGAACTTTCTCTCTATTCATATTCATTTATTTAATGTAATTTCACATCTTGATAACAAATATATATTGTACTTCTTCAGTACGAAATTCATTTTAATGAAATTATACTGTTCATAACACAATTTATAACGATTTAATCAACTTAAAATCAATAATTTACATTATTATATTTTACAATGGCTAACCATCAAAAAGATTTCTTATTTGTATTAATAAAATCACTTTCTAAATCCGAAAAAAGACAGTTTAAAATTTTTGCAAGCCGATTAGAAACCAGTTCTAATACGAAATTCATCGAATTGTTTAATATTCTGGACAAGTCTGAAAACTATGATGAAAAGCTCATTTTAAAGAGCGGAATCATCAAAAAAGTTCAGCTATCTAATTTAAAATCATACTTATACAAGCAAATCCTGGTTAGTATTCGATTGAATATTCCTAGTCAAAACATTCGTTATCAATTACGGGAACAAATAGATTTTGCCGTTATTTTATATAATAAAGGACTATACAAACAGAGTTTAAAAATTCTGGACAAAACCAAAATCATCGCGCTTGAAAATGATGAAAAATATATGGCGTATGAAATTGTAGAATTCGAAAAACTTATAGAATCGCAATATATTACCCGAAGTATTCAAGGTCGCGCCGATGAATTGGTTATTCAGGCCAAAGAATTGAATTATAGAAATACGATTTCAAGTAAGTTATCGAATTTATCGCTTCAGCTATACGGAATAATGCTAAAAACCGGTTACGTAAAAAGCGATGAAGAATATAAATATATTGATGATTATTTCAACAAACACATTTCTAAATTAGACGAAAGCAAGTTTGGTTTCCGTGAGAAATACTGGTTTTACAATGCAAATCTATGGCGAAGCTTCCTTGTTCAGGACTTTCTTGCCAGTTATAAATATGCTTATAAATGGGTTCGTTTGTTTTATGATAATCCAAATATGATCATTCAGAATCCTGTATTTTTCTTAAAAGGAAATCATTACTTTTTGGAGTCCTTATATATGTTAAAGTATAAATCGAATTTCAAGAAGTATTTGACGCTTTTAGAAGAAACTATTGAAGATCCTAAATTTCCGGTAAACGATAACATTGCATCGCTATCATTTCTATACGTTTACAATAATAAGCTGAATTTACATATTCTCGAAGGTACTTTTGCCGAAAGCGAATATCTGATTCCTGAAATTCTCGAAAAGATAAAATTACACAGCGAACATCTTGACGAACATCACGAAATGTTATTCTACTATAAGATTGCTTCTATTTACTTTGGAAATGAGAAGTATAATGAATGTATTGCATACTTAGATAAAATCATAAACAACAAAAACCTAAGCATGCGCGAAGATTTAATGTGCTTTGCCAGACTTTTGTCATTGATTGCACATTATGAGTTAGGGAAAGATTATTATTTAGAAAATCACCTTAAAAATACCTATAAGTTTCTAATCAAAATGAACGACTTACACGAAGTTCAAAAGGAAATTATCAAGTTCTTAAGAAACCTAAACAATTTATATCCTGCAGATATTAAGAAAGAATTCATTAAAATGCGCGCTCGTTTTGTAGAACTTGAAAAAAACACTTACGAAAAAAGAGCTTTCTTATATCTAGACATTATTTCGTGGCTCGAAAGCAAAATCGAAAACCGCAAAATTGCTGATATTATAAGAGAAAAAGCGAAGCTTAATAGTCGTTAAATTTAAAATTCCAATAAAAAAAATCCAAATTCCAATAGTTTTCGCGTAGAGATCTTTGTCAAAGTTTAAAACTTTGACAAAGATTACGCATCGATTTGTTATTTCGACGTAAGGAGAAATCACACTAGAAGCTTCGGCTTTATAATCGTCAATCTTTGTCGAGTTTCTTGTGTGATTTCTGCCTTTGGTCGAAATGACAAGATTGCCTACAAACAATAAAACCGATAGGTTTGTTATTCTCGAAAAACCACTAATTTTTCACATAAACATAAAAATAAATTATTTCTTAAAATCAAAAATAAAACTATCTTCACTATAAATTAAAATTCCAACTTAACAAAAGAAATCTTAATGAATACAGTGCTTTGGTCAGAAATTTTAAGATTTGATTTAGATAATCCAAATGAGGAATATGGATTTTCAACAAGATTAGCATTTGAAAATAGTTGGACCATTCATTTTACAAAAACAGCCATTCTTGAGTACAAAAAATTCATGTATTTGGCAGCTACTTCTTTTGAAATGGTTTCGCCTTCCGAAATTGTAGATATCGTTTGGCATCAACACTTAATATTTACCAATTCTTATTCTGATTTATGTACGCTTTTAAAGAAAAGAATCGAACATATTCCGTCGACACATAACAGATCTGAGGCAGAAAAATTTCAAAAAGCAAAAGAAAGAACAAAAGAATTTTACGAGCAAAAATTCGGGAATCAGCCGAAAGAAATTTGGGAACATTACAATTATAGTAATGCATTAAATTTAAATAAAAATGATCTCGATATCACAAGGTTTAAAAACAGATATTTAGTATTGTTTATAGTGTCGCTATTTCCAATATATTATTTGCTGAAACCAATTCTGATTCAAATTAAAAACCCTGATTTTTTAATCTATTATATTTTATTGTTCGGCGTTGCAATTTATATGTTAATGCAATATATAACAAAGGCTTTTACTTCATTTTATGATAATTTAAAAACAAATTTAATTTTTTCGAATCTAAGTCCTTTTGAATTAATTTTTCTTAAAACAAATAAATTAGATTATGTTATTCATGGTGTTGTAAACAATTTAGTCAGGAGTAAAAAGATTAAAATTATAAGCAATAACAGATTGGATTTAATTGATGAAGAGCTAACTGATAATCGATATGAAAATTGTGTTATTGAAATTTTGAAAGAGTTTGATCCGCTTCAATATCACCAATTGAATAAAATAGTACAACAAAAACCAATATTTAAGCAACTGGAAAAAAGCGTTATTAGAATTAGAAAAACTATTAGTGATTCTAAAGAATATATAGCCATAGTAAGAATCGCAATGTTGGTTTTGGGTTTTCTGTTAAGTATTGGTATTACGAGATTTATCTTAGGGATAAACAGACACAAACCTGTCGTATACCTATTTTTTGTAATGATTATTTTGATTCCTGTTGCTAGTTTTTATCTCAGGAAGATTTTAAATTACTTATTTATCGATGCAATTCCATCATTAGTTAAAGACGAAAAACGTAATGAAGAAAGTGAAAAAGATTGGCAATGGAATTATTTTTTCTATGGTGAAGTAGTATTATTGGGCGCTTTTATTCCACTGACATCACATTCAAAAGGATATACCTTTATTTCTTCTGACAGCGGCGGATCAGGCTGTACGAGTTCTTCTGATAGCAGCGGATCGAGCTGTTCAAGTTCTTGTGGCAGCTCATGCGGAAGTTCTTGTGGTGGCTGCGGAGGAGATTAATTTATATAGGGAATTTTATACCAATGAAACTTAAAAGATTAAAGGTAAATCTTAAACCCGACAGGTTTTAATCCCGAGGCTTCGGAACTGTCGGGTTTACTTTTAGCAACGAAATTGTGAGTTTGATTTTCGTTTCTTAGAATATTTTATCTGCAATAACAACAAGTCGAAGTTCCCTCAAGACAAACATCTCCTCTTCCCGGAGTATTTGAAAGAATTCCTCCAGCCGGACCACATAATCTATCACACAAGCCAATTGTTGGGTTTACGTACGGAAGCACACCTCCAAAAATATTCTTTTGTTCGTTTTTACTTAGGATTTCAACATTTTTTAGGTTTTTTAAATTTTTCATAAATAGTTTGATTTTTGATTTGTTTCCTACTCTATTAGCTTTTCGGATTACGCTTTGTTTGTTCATTTTCAAATTAATAGAATCTAAAATAGAAAAATAAAACGTTAATATTCGTACAAAATATGTAATTAACATTCAGAAGAAATTTCAATGAAAAAAATCCAAATGACTTATATCCTAATCTTTGTCAAAGTTCAAAACTTTGACAAAGATCTTTAGACTAAGCTATCGAAATAAAAAAATCCCAAATTCCAAAGAAATTGGAATTTGGGATTTAAAAAAATTGAAATTTTAAAAAACGTTATTCTACAATATTAGAAGTCGTTACATAAAAATCTTTATCAACCTCTAGCTTTCTATCTTCATTTGTAGTTTTCTCAGATTGCCATTCAGTTGTTGGCTTTAACCAAGTTTCAACACCGTTAATTTTTACTCTAACCGGCATATCAAATTTAGCAACACAATTTGTCCAGTGATAACCGAAAGTGCCATTTTTAAACATATATTCAAAAACCGGAATTTGAGTTGTAGCTAAATATTGTGCATAAACTCTATTAAAGTTAATTCCTGATTTTTCATTTATATAATCCTGAATTTGTTTACCTGTAACCGTTTGATGGTAAAAAGTACTGTTTAAACCTCTTAGGATCGATTTCCATTTTGCATCATCATTAATAACCTGACGAATCATGTGCAGCATAGTCGCTCCTTTTGGATACATATCGCCTGATCCTTCGTTATTTACATCATAATGCCCAATAATAGGTTTATCGTTGCTAATTCCTTTTCTACAACCAATTACATATTCAGCTCCGGCATCTTTTCCATAATAATATTCCAAAAATAGACTTTCAGAATAATTGGTAAAACTCTCGTGAACCCACATATCTGCAATATCTTTATACGTAATATTATTAGCAAACCACTCGTGTCCAGACTCGTGAATAATGATAAAATCAAATTTTAATCCCCAGCCTGTTCCGCTTAAATCATGTCCTAAATAACCATTTTTAAAGTCGTTTCCGTACGTCACACTACTTTGGTGCTCCATTCCTAAATAAGGCGCTTCGACCAATTTGTAACTATCTTCATAAAAAGGATAAGGTCCAAACCAGTTTTCAAAAGCTTTCAACATTCTTGGAACGTCCTTAAATTGTTCTTTGGCTACAGCCAAATTATCTCTCAAAACATAATAATTACAATCTAAATCCCCTTTTTCTCCTTTGTATTTCTCAGAGAAATTAACGTAATCACCAATATTAATATTTACGCCATAATTATTAATAGGATTCGAAACAAACCAATTAAAGGTCTTTGTACCGTCTTTTTCTTTTTTAACGCTTTTCAATCTTCCGTTTGAAACATCTGTCAAATCACCCGGAACATTCACGCTGATTAACATATTCTCAACTTCGTCATACATATGATCTTTACAAGGCCACCAAACACTTGCGCCTAAACCTTGGCAAGATGAAGCAATAAAATCTTTTCCGTTTTTATCTTTTTTCCATGTAATTCCGCCATCCCAAGGTGGTTTGATAGCTTCTTTAGGTACTCCTCCAAAAGAGATGATTATTTCTTTTGTTTCACCAACTTTTTGAGCAGCCGTTAATTCAATAAAGAAAGCATTTCCGTCTCTTTCAAACTTCAATTCTTTTCTGTCTTGTGTTACTTTATAGATATTCATTGGCTGCTGCAAATCAATTTGCATTTTGTTATTCTGCGTCAAAACAGTATAACGAACAGTATTTGAACCTGTAATAGTCTTTTCTTGTGGATTTACTTTTACATCTAAATGATAGTATTTCAAATCCCACCAGGCTCTTTCTTTTGTGATGCTTCCGCGTAAAGTATCCTGATGTGTAAAAACCGTTTCAGACTTATTAAGAAGTCCTTGTGCATTGGCTGTAAAACCAACTAAAAAGGCGATAAAAGCGCCACAGAAGTATTTTTTCATTATTTATAAATTTGTAATAAATAAGGTAATTAAACCAGCTTAATCTTCAACAAATGTAAACAATCCTATGAAATTTTGAATGATTTTATAATTTCTATTCCGAAAATTTAATGTTAAAATTCACTTATTCTTTTTTACTTTAGCGAATCAAAATAATTTCTGTTCTATATGAAAATTACTAAAATTGCCGCTGTTGTAAGCTTTGTGTGCTCGATAACAACTTATTCACAGAATATTCATGTTTACAAAAGAAGCGAAAAAATAATCATTGATGGAGATTTATCCGATTGGAAAAAACCTTTTTTAGGTCCATTTGTAGTTCATAATTCAGGCAAAAAAGCAACACAAAATACAATGGTTTCACTTTCGTGGAATGACGAAAATTTATATATTGCTTATCGTTCAACAGATTCTAAAATAGTTGGAACAAACCAGAAAAAAGATTCTCAAATTTTTAATACTGATGATTTAGTCGAAATTTTTATCGATCCTGATGGCGACGGTCAAAATTATATTGAAATTGGAGTAAATGCTTTTTCATCCAATTACGATATGCTACTTAAATGTATTTCGCCTGTTTGTGGTGGCTGGAATACTTCTATGGCATTTAATATTACTGGAATGGAAACGCAAAGCAAAATAACCCGAGAAGGTTTTACTACAGAAATTAAGATTCCGTTTTCGAGTTTAAAAACTATTCCAAATGGCAATTTCAATAAACCAAAAATAGGTACTAAATGGAGAGGAAACACTTTTAGAATTGATTACGGTAACACAACTGAATATCTTACATTACAACCTTATAAGAGCGGAAAATTTGGTTTTCATCAGCCTCAAGAATTTGCTGTTTTTGAGTTTGTGGAATAGTATTGCGAAATGGCACGCGGATGACACGGATTCGCCTTGCGAAAACGCGGATTTATACTGATTTTTTTATATTGTTTTTTCTATATAACTGCATTTTTTGTCAGGCTGAGCGTAGTCGAAGCCCCGTAAAGTAACTATGCAAACCAGGCTTTGTTTTTTAGAGCAGTTTTTTTAATATTTAATTGATAAACTGTGGTGTCAAATTAAATTTAACTTCAGAATAAGGCACATCATTTCCAACTAAAAATTTAAAAACCTTATTATGTTCTTTCATCTTGTAGATTTCAAATATAGACTTATTGGATTGGATATGAATATTTTGCAAAAACCGATCATTTAAATCTCCATAAACTTTATAAGTTTGCAAAAACATTGTAATTCCTTCTTTTAAAACTTTAGGATTAGTAAACTCTTCTGGAAGAAATATATTTATAAAAGAATCATTATCTATATATATTTCTCCAGTGCTACCATTAATTGTGGTAAAATTACCGTAAGGTGATTTTTCTAGAAACAAAATTAATCTCTGACCTGTTTTTAGTTCTTTAATTCTTGGATCACAAATCCATTCCTTCCAGATTGAAACCTTAATTTTTGAAGGTGATTTTCCTTTTACAAATTCGTTAATTGTAAATTCATATTCATTTTTTGAAACTTTAGAAATTATTCCGTCAACAATTAAATCTGCTTTTGCAATAACAATTGAATACGGTAATTCATATTTCTTAAAAGCATAATTGCACCACGTATTAAACAACATCAACAAACAGATATACAATTTCATAAAAGAATATTTAGAGGTATTAAAAATACTTTTTTTTTAAATATTATATACAAAAATTGCATTGTGATTTAAAACTATAATAATTATAAATCGCAATGCAATTTTATTTTTTTCCTTTGAAAGTTATACTACTTCTGACGTTTCTTCAAAACATCAACAACATCATTCAATTGAAAACCTTTTGCCTGAAGCAATATTAAGTAATGAAATAATAAATCAGCGCTTTCGCTTAAGAACAAATCATCATTATCGTCTTTGGCTTCAATAACTACTTCTACTGCTTCTTCACCAACTTTTTGAGCAATTTTATTGATTCCTTTTTCGAATAAAGAAGCTACATAACTTTTCTCTGAATCGGCATTTTCTCTGCGCGTTTTGATTGTATTTTCCAATTGAGAAATAAAACCATAATTTTCTTTGTTTTCTTCCTGCCAGCAAGTATCGGCACCAGTATGACACGTTGGGCCAACAGGTTTTGCCTGAATTAAGAGTGTATCGCCATCGCAATCATTTTTAATACTAACCAGATTCAAAAAGTTACCACTCTCCTCGCCTTTTGTCCAAAGTCTTTGTTTAGATCGGCTAAAGAAAGTTACTTTTTGAGTTTCAATTGTTTTTTGCAGTGATTCTTCGTTCATATACCCAAGCATCAAAACATTTTTTGTTTCAGAATCCTGAATAATTGCCGGAATCAATCCGTGTGCGCTTTTTATATCTATATCCATAATTATTGTAGATTTTAGAGTTCAGATTTTAGATTGCTGAATTCTATATTTTTATTTCATCTTAAATCTTGTTTCTTTCTTCTTGCTTTTATTCCCTAAAGTCCAGATTCTATACTCTATTTTCTATATTCTATTTTCTAAAGTCTAGCTTCTTTCTTCTTGCTTCTATTCTCCATTTCTCAAAGCCTAACTTCAATACCATTATCCCTAAGTTCTTCCTTCAAAGTCTTAATCTCAATCTCTTTAAAGTGAAAAACACTCGCAGCCAAAGCAGCGTCTGCTTTTCCTACCTTAAATGAATCTACAAAATGCTGAATATTTCCCGCACCGCCAGAAGCAATAATCGGGATATTTATTAAAGTCGATAATTTGGCCAAAGCTTCGTTTGCAAAACCATTTTTGGTTCCGTCATTATCCATCGAAGTAAATAGAATTTCTCCTGCGCCGCGTTCAGCAACTTCTATTGCCCAATCGAATAAATTAAGTTCTGTAGGCACTTTTCCACCAACTAAATGTACAATCCATTGCCCGTTAATTTGCTTAGCATCAATTGCAACAACAACACATTGGCTTCCGAATTTCTGAGCCAAATCATTAATCAATTGCGGATTTTTTACTGCCGATGAATTGATCGAAACCTTATCAGCGCCATTATTTAATAGAATTTCAACATCTTCAACAGACGAAATTCCACCGCCAACTGTAAACGGAATATTGATTTTCTCTGCAACGCTTCGCACCATATTGACCAACGTTTTACGACGTTCTTCGGTAGCCGAAATATCCAAAAACACCAATTCATCCGCACCTTCAGCCGAATATATTTCAGCCAGTTCCACCGGATCACCAGCATCACGCAAGTCAACGAAGTTAACACCTTTTACGGTTCTTCCGTTTTTTATATCCAAACAAGGAATGATTCTTTTTGCTAACATTTTTCTTTTGTTAATTGTTGGATGTAAGATGTGAAATGTTATTTGTAAAACGTAAAAC is a window encoding:
- a CDS encoding 2-isopropylmalate synthase; translation: MNREKVQIFDTTLRDGEQVPGCKLDTKQKLVIAERLDKMGVDVIEAGFPVSSPGDFLSVSEICKIVENATVCGLTRAVKNDIDVAAAALKHAKRPRIHTGIGTSESHILHKLKTTREDIIARAKFAVSHAKSYVEDVEFYAEDGGRTDNAFLAKVCEEVIKSGATVLNIPDTTGYCLPEEYGAKMKYLRENVKGIENVILSCHCHNDLGMATANSIAGAINGARQIECTINGIGERAGNTALEEVVMVFKQHPYLNLDTNINTRELNEMSRLVSESMGMFVQPNKAIVGANAFAHSSGIHQDGIIKNRATYEIIDPLDVGVNESSIILTARSGRAALAYRAKKVGYELTKVQLDIVYIEFLKFADIKKEVVDADIHQIIEAAKIQDELIRS
- a CDS encoding DUF1399 domain-containing protein, encoding MNTVLWSEILRFDLDNPNEEYGFSTRLAFENSWTIHFTKTAILEYKKFMYLAATSFEMVSPSEIVDIVWHQHLIFTNSYSDLCTLLKKRIEHIPSTHNRSEAEKFQKAKERTKEFYEQKFGNQPKEIWEHYNYSNALNLNKNDLDITRFKNRYLVLFIVSLFPIYYLLKPILIQIKNPDFLIYYILLFGVAIYMLMQYITKAFTSFYDNLKTNLIFSNLSPFELIFLKTNKLDYVIHGVVNNLVRSKKIKIISNNRLDLIDEELTDNRYENCVIEILKEFDPLQYHQLNKIVQQKPIFKQLEKSVIRIRKTISDSKEYIAIVRIAMLVLGFLLSIGITRFILGINRHKPVVYLFFVMIILIPVASFYLRKILNYLFIDAIPSLVKDEKRNEESEKDWQWNYFFYGEVVLLGAFIPLTSHSKGYTFISSDSGGSGCTSSSDSSGSSCSSSCGSSCGSSCGGCGGD
- a CDS encoding M1 family metallopeptidase, which encodes MKKYFCGAFIAFLVGFTANAQGLLNKSETVFTHQDTLRGSITKERAWWDLKYYHLDVKVNPQEKTITGSNTVRYTVLTQNNKMQIDLQQPMNIYKVTQDRKELKFERDGNAFFIELTAAQKVGETKEIIISFGGVPKEAIKPPWDGGITWKKDKNGKDFIASSCQGLGASVWWPCKDHMYDEVENMLISVNVPGDLTDVSNGRLKSVKKEKDGTKTFNWFVSNPINNYGVNINIGDYVNFSEKYKGEKGDLDCNYYVLRDNLAVAKEQFKDVPRMLKAFENWFGPYPFYEDSYKLVEAPYLGMEHQSSVTYGNDFKNGYLGHDLSGTGWGLKFDFIIIHESGHEWFANNITYKDIADMWVHESFTNYSESLFLEYYYGKDAGAEYVIGCRKGISNDKPIIGHYDVNNEGSGDMYPKGATMLHMIRQVINDDAKWKSILRGLNSTFYHQTVTGKQIQDYINEKSGINFNRVYAQYLATTQIPVFEYMFKNGTFGYHWTNCVAKFDMPVRVKINGVETWLKPTTEWQSEKTTNEDRKLEVDKDFYVTTSNIVE
- a CDS encoding carbohydrate-binding family 9-like protein, producing the protein MKITKIAAVVSFVCSITTYSQNIHVYKRSEKIIIDGDLSDWKKPFLGPFVVHNSGKKATQNTMVSLSWNDENLYIAYRSTDSKIVGTNQKKDSQIFNTDDLVEIFIDPDGDGQNYIEIGVNAFSSNYDMLLKCISPVCGGWNTSMAFNITGMETQSKITREGFTTEIKIPFSSLKTIPNGNFNKPKIGTKWRGNTFRIDYGNTTEYLTLQPYKSGKFGFHQPQEFAVFEFVE
- the hisIE gene encoding bifunctional phosphoribosyl-AMP cyclohydrolase/phosphoribosyl-ATP diphosphatase HisIE: MDIDIKSAHGLIPAIIQDSETKNVLMLGYMNEESLQKTIETQKVTFFSRSKQRLWTKGEESGNFLNLVSIKNDCDGDTLLIQAKPVGPTCHTGADTCWQEENKENYGFISQLENTIKTRRENADSEKSYVASLFEKGINKIAQKVGEEAVEVVIEAKDDNDDLFLSESADLLFHYLILLQAKGFQLNDVVDVLKKRQK
- the hisF gene encoding imidazole glycerol phosphate synthase subunit HisF, with protein sequence MLAKRIIPCLDIKNGRTVKGVNFVDLRDAGDPVELAEIYSAEGADELVFLDISATEERRKTLVNMVRSVAEKINIPFTVGGGISSVEDVEILLNNGADKVSINSSAVKNPQLINDLAQKFGSQCVVVAIDAKQINGQWIVHLVGGKVPTELNLFDWAIEVAERGAGEILFTSMDNDGTKNGFANEALAKLSTLINIPIIASGGAGNIQHFVDSFKVGKADAALAASVFHFKEIEIKTLKEELRDNGIEVRL